A stretch of the Gracilinanus agilis isolate LMUSP501 chromosome 4, AgileGrace, whole genome shotgun sequence genome encodes the following:
- the MRPS17 gene encoding 28S ribosomal protein S17, mitochondrial, giving the protein MSVVRSAVHAKWIVGKVVGTAMQKTAKVHVNRLVLDPYLLKYFNKRKTYFAHDALEQCTVGDIVLLRALPVPRSKHVKHELVEIVFKVGRVIDPITGKPCAGTTYLESPTCSKIAPLTQSLKELDISST; this is encoded by the exons ATGTCTGTTGTTCGTTCTGCTGTCCATGCCAAATGGATTGTGGGGAAGGTAGTTGGGACAGCCATGCAAAAAACTGCCAAAGTGCATGTAAACAGGCTTGTCCTGGACCCCTACTTACTAAAG TATTTTAATAAGCGAAAAACTTACTTTGCTCACGATGCCTTAGAACAGTGCACAGTGGGAGACATTGTGCTTCTCAGGGCACTACCAGTGCCACGAAGCAAGCACGTGAAACATGAATTGGTGGAGATCGTCTTCAAAGTTGGAAGAGTCATTGACCCAATTACTGGAAAACCTTGTGCTGGAACCACGTACCTAGAAAGCCCAACATGTTCCAAGATTGCCCCACTCACCCAGAGTCTGAAAGAACTGGATATTTCTTCAACATAG